In Sphaeramia orbicularis chromosome 12, fSphaOr1.1, whole genome shotgun sequence, the following proteins share a genomic window:
- the enc1 gene encoding ectoderm-neural cortex protein 1: MKMSVCVHENRKSRASTGSMNIYLFHKSSYADSVLMHLNSLRQQRLFTDVLLHAGSRSFPCHRAVLAACSRYFEAMFSGGLRESQASEVDFHDSIHPEVLELLLDYAYSSRVVINEENAESLLEAGDMLEFQDIRDACAEFLERNLHPSNCLGMLLLSDAHQCTKLSELSWGMCLSNFPAICKTEDFLQLPKDMVVQLLSHEELETEDERLVYEAALNWINYDLEKRHCHLPELLRTVRLALLPAIFLMENVSTEELINAQAKSKELVDEAIRCKLKILQNDGVVNSPCARPRKTSHALFLLGGQTFMCDKLYLVDQKAKEIIPKADIPSPRKEFSACAIGCKVYITGGRGSENGVSKDVWVYDTVHEEWSKAAPMLIARFGHGSAELKHCLYVVGGHTAATGCLPASPSVSLKQVEQFDPVANKWTMVAPLREGVSNAAVVSVKLKLFAFGGTSVTHDKLPKVQCYDPQENRWTVPASCPQPWRYTAAAVLGNQIFVMGGDTEFSACSAYKFSSETYQWTKVGDVTAKRMSCQAVASGNKLYVVGGYFGTQRCKTLDCYDPTLDAWNSITTVPYSLIPTAFVSTWKHLPA, translated from the coding sequence ATGAAAATGTCCGTGTGCGTCCATGAGAACCGAAAATCGCGAGCCAGCACTGGCTCCATGAACATCTACCTGTTCCACAAGTCCTCCTATGCTGACAGTGTCCTTATGCACCTCAACTCCCTTCGGCAGCAAAGGCTTTTCACAGATGTCCTGCTTCATGCTGGTAGCCGTTCCTTCCCCTGCCATCGTGCTGTACTGGCTGCATGCAGCCGTTACTTTGAGGCCATGTTCAGTGGTGGCCTGAGGGAGAGCCAGGCCAGTGAGGTGGACTTCCATGACTCCATCCACCCAGAGGTTTTAGAGCTTCTGCTGGATTATGCTTACTCTTCTCGTGTGGTCATCAATGAGGAGAATGCAGAGTCACTATTGGAAGCTGGAGACATGCTGGAGTTTCAGGACATCCGGGATGCCTGTGCTGAATTTCTTGAAAGAAACCTCCACCCGTCTAACTGTCTAGGTATGCTGTTGCTCTCTGATGCCCACCAGTGTACCAAGCTGTCAGAGCTCTCCTGGGGCATGTGCCTCAGCAACTTCCCTGCTATTTGCAAGACAGAGGACTTCCTCCAACTGCCCAAAGACATGGTAGTGCAGCTTTTGTCACATGAGGAGCTAGAGACAGAAGATGAGAGGCTGGTTTATGAAGCTGCTCTCAACTGGATCAACTATGATCTGGAAAAGAGGCATTGCCACCTCCCAGAGCTCCTGAGAACGGTCCGCCTTGCCCTGCTGCCTGCCATTTTTCTGATGGAGAACGTCTCAACAGAGGAGCTGATCAATGCCCAGGCCAAGAGCAAGGAGCTGGTGGATGAGGCAATTAGGTGTAAACTGAAGATCCTGCAGAATGATGGTGTCGTTAACAGTCCATGTGCTCGACCACGAAAAACTAGCCATGCGCTCTTTCTTCTTGGAGGGCAGACGTTTATGTGTGACAAGTTGTACCTGGTGGACCAGAAGGCCAAAGAGATAATCCCAAAGGCAGACATCCCCAGTCCCAGAAAGGAGTTCAGTGCCTGCGCCATTGGCTGTAAGGTGTATATAACAGGAGGAAGAGGCTCTGAGAATGGAGTGTCCAAAGATGTATGGGTCTATGACACAGTTCATGAAGAATGGTCCAAGGCAGCACCCATGCTCATCGCCAGATTTGGTCATGGTTCTGCAGAGCTTAAACACTGCCTCTACGTGGTGGGAGGTCACACTGCAGCAACCGGCTGCCTCCCAGCCTCCCCGTCTGTGTCGCTCAAACAGGTAGAGCAATTTGACCCAGTGGCAAACAAGTGGACCATGGTGGCCCCTCTGAGAGAAGGTGTAAGCAATGCAGCGGTTGTCAGCGTGAAGCTCAAGCTTTTTGCCTTCGGAGGCACCAGTGTCACCCATGACAAGCTTCCCAAAGTGCAGTGCTACGATCCTCAGGAGAACCGATGGACTGTGCCTGCATCCTGCCCCCAGCCGTGGCGCTACACGGCTGCTGCGGTGCTGGGAAACCAGATATTTGTCATGGGCGGGGACACAGAATTCTCAGCATGTTCAGCATATAAATTCAGTAGTGAAACATACCAGTGGACTAAAGTGGGAGACGTGACAGCCAAACGCATGAGCTGCCAGGCTGTGGCATCGGGGAACAAACTGTATGTAGTGGGTGGCTACTTTGGCACACAGAGGTGTAAAACTTTAGACTGCTATGACCCCACGCTGGATGCTTGGAACAGCATCACTACTGTGCCATACTCACTGATTCCCACTGCTTTCGTCAGCACCTGGAAACATCTGCCTGCCTGA